Below is a window of Pseudomonadota bacterium DNA.
CTTTCAGGCTCAATAATTTAAGTGGGTTATGTGGCATGCAAACTTGACCAATTACTGGCAAAGTTTATAACTGGCTGAATTTAATCAATTGTTTTTTTTAAATATAATTTGATTTATTCTTCTTCGCGAATGTCGGGTTAAGCGGCCGGTTAAATAGTTTTGCCAACTCAACACCCCAACCGGTTCCCCCCTTGACAGTATTGTCCGCCTGTATCCACCCTACAGCAATAACATGGTAACCGCTATTGACCATGTGGAAAATGGACTGGATTACTTGTCGGATCTTATCCGTCTTGGAGTAATTGCGTTTCATCAGTTTCGATACAATTTCCATACTGATATCGCCCTTTTGCAGCTCTTCCCGGGTCAGAAGGAGTATACCCCGGGTTCGTTCGGTATCATGCCCTTCAAAAGATATATTCACCTCTTTCATGTGCCATGCTTCGGCAAGTTTGCCGAATTCCGCCTCAGTTCCCTTGTGGCCACCGCTGAACATCGTAATTTTTGAAATGTCTTTCATTTTATTATCTCCTGAGTTATTGAGCCGTTGTGCGATTATGTAAAAAAACACCCCGCCGCGGATCGGCAGGGTGAGCAAGTAAGCTAATGCAGCTTTTCCTGATTACAACCCTGGCCGTCAATTTATTTTCAAACAAAATAGCTCTGATTTTTATGCCCTCAATATATTGGTATCATATCAAGGCCAATTGGTTTTTTCAACCACCCGTTGATGAGATACCGGTAAGCTGGGGCGAAATGGCCCCTATGCTTTCCCCCTTCTCCTGGATTGGTCTTGGTTAGAAGATTGTGGGAAGCGCGATCCTGATCGTGGTGGCTTTTTCCCCGTCTTATCGTTTCTCCTTCCGGAACGAGGTTTCGATTCCGGTTCCGATTTTTTAACAGAACCTGTAGTTTTCGCTTTACGGTTTTTCGCTTTCTGTTTTGAAGCTTCTCTTCTTGCGACTATTTCTTTTATTTCCTTGTCTGCCTTTTTTTCGCTGGACGGGTTGTTGGGACGATAGAGAACATAATCCGGAACATCGCTGTCTTCTGTATAGCCGTTCACTTTTTCCACCGGAATTTTCTGCTTCAGCAATTTTTCAATGGCCTGAAGATGAGGCTTTTCTTCGTGACTGACCAGAGAGACGGCAATTCCGCTTACACCCGCACGGCCGGTTCGACCGATGCGATGAATATAATCCTCGGGAATGCCGGGCAAATCGTAATTGACCACATAGGGCAAATTGATTATGTCCAAGCCCCTTGCTGCCACATCTGTTGCCACAAGTATGCGAATCTCACCGTTCTTGAACTCTTCGAGGGTACGTGTACGGAAAGACTGGCTCTTGTTGCCGTGCAGGGCAGCTACGCTGATTCCTTGTGCAGCAAGTTTCTCCGTGAGTTTATTTGCCCCATGTATTGTGCGTGTAAAAACCAGTATCCGGCTCAAGCTGCCCCTGCTGATCAGGTGGATAAGAAGGTCCCGTTTATTTGATCGTTCCACCAGGTGAACCTTCTGGACAACCGATTCTGCCGCCGTATTGCTGGGCGTCACCTCGATATATTCCGGCTCAAGCAGCATTCTTCCGGCAAGATTCCGGATCTCCTGGGTGTAGGTGGCGGAAAACAACATGGTCCTGCGTTTAACCGGAACAAGATCAAGGATAGCAGAAATCTCCTCACTGAATCCCAAATCCAGCATTCTGTCCGCCTCGTCAAAAACCAGAAACTCTATCCGGGAAAGATTCAAATGCCTCTGGCCGGCAAGATCCAACAGGCGGCCCGGTGTGGCCACAAGAATATCGATGCCGCGTTTCAATCTCCCGATCTGTGGACTGATGTTAACCCCCCCGTAAACCACGGTGCTACGCAAGGAAACTCTTCTTGCATAGGCCTTGATACTCTCTCCCACCTGAAGCGCCAGTTCGCGGGTGGGTGTCAAAACAAGTGCGCGGGGATGTCGCCCATTGCCGATCTTCCGACTCAGAATTTCAACCAATGGTAGTGCAAATGCATCTGTTTTTCCAGTTCCGGTCTGGGCCCGGGCAAGAATATCCCGTCCATCAATAATAACGGGAATGGCCTTGGTCTGAATCAGGGTTGGGGCTATGTAACCCCTGTCTTTAATAGCTTTAAGCAGTTCGACCCGAAGGCCAAGTTGATCAAATGACATATAATAATCCTACAATGGTCTCTCAAATTTTGTTATATTGCTTTTAAATCGATTTATTGAATTCTACATTTTCTAACAATAAATATCTACAACTTTATTATTATGAATGTATTTTGAGAGTGTTTTAAGTCAACAACGGAATTTAGCTCCAATCCTTCATACCTGAAAAAAAGGTTTCCATTCACTTCGAACAATGATATACATCAAACCTCTTTTAAACCACAGGTTTAATTCCTGTGGTTTTTTTTATTTAATGAAAAGGAAACAAAATAATAATGATTTGTGCTACCAACGTCACCCTCGCCTACGGCAAGAGGGTTTTGTTCAAAGATGTTAATATAAAATTTACACCGGGTAATTGTTATGGACTTATCGGCGCCAATGGCGCAGGAAAGTCCACATTTCTGAATATTCTTGCCGGGGATATCGAATCGGATTCGGGTACCGTTTCCGTGGGACCAAGGGAGCGGATCGCGGTTTTAAGGCAGGACCATTTTGCCTTTGACGAGGAGACGGTTTTAAACACTGTGATCATGGGCCATAAAAAGCTGTACGATATTTTAACCGAAAGAGATTCTCTTTATGCAAAGCCCGACTTCTCCGAAGAGGACGGAGTCAGGTCAAGTGAGCTTGAGAGCGAATTAGAAGAGATGAACGGCTATGAAGCAGAGTCTGAAGCGGCTGTTCTTCTAAAAAGTTTGGCAATTTCCGAAGAGATGCATCAAAAAAAGATGAAGGAACTTGAGGGCGGTGAAAAAATGCGGGTGCTTCTTGCCCAGGCTTTGTTCGGAAACCCGGATGTCCTGCTTTTAGATGAGCCTACCAACAACCTTGATATCAAGTCCATTGCCTGGCTTGAGGAATTTCTCTACAGGTTCAAAAACACCGTAATCGTGGTATCACACGATCGTTATTTCATGAACCAGGTGTGTACCCACATTGCAGATATCGATTTCGGCAAGATCTCGGTATACGTGGGAAACTATGATTTCTGGTATCAGGCCAGCCAGCTGAACCTGAAGCAGAAACATGCGGAAAACAAGAAGAGTACTGACCGGGCCAATGAACTGAAGGCTTTTATCCAGCGGTTCAGCTCTAATGCATCCAAATCTAAGCAGGCCACTTCCCGAAAGAAACTCCTGGAGAAACTAACCATTGAAGACATGCCGGTATCATCAAGAAAATACCCTTTTATTTGCTTCAAACCGGAACGCCCATGTGGTAACGTGATTCTTGAAGTTGACGGACTCACCAAGACTATCGATGGTGAAAAGGTACTTAACAACGTAAGTTTTACTGTGAGCAGCGGGGACAAGATCGCCTTTATGGGCGGAAACAGTCTGGCCAAGACCACCCTTTTCCAAATCCTGGCTGGGGAGATTAAAGCGGACAGTGGTACTTTCTGTTGGGGACTTACCATTACCCAATCCTATTTTCCCAAGGAACACAGTGCCTATTTCAACGGCGACCGGAGCCTTATCGAGTGGCTCCTGCAGTACGCTCCCCCCACTGAGGGTGAGAGCTTTGCCCGGACATTTTTGGGACGGATGCTTTTTTCCGGGGAAGAAGCTGTTAAAAAGATCAGCGTGCTCTCCGGTGGTGAAAAGGTTCGCTGCATGCTCTCACGGATGATGCTTTCCGAATCCAATGTTCTTATGCTGGATGAACCCACCAACCACCTTGACCTGGAATCGATCACATCTTTAAATAACAGCCTGCTTAATTTCCAGGAGGTAATTCTTTTCACCTCCCATGACCACGAGTTCTTGAATACTGTAGTAAACCGGATTATCGAGATCACCCCCGGCGGCATTATAGACAGGCTAATGACTTTCGATGAGTATATTGAAAGCACAGAAGTTGCTAAAACACGGGAAGCCATGATCTTAAAGGCCGCTTAAGCAAACGGTTTCAAAACCACCATAACTGGGCCTTTTAGTTGGCTGCTTAAAAAGTGACAGCATCGCATGTTTTATGTGCCATCATGCTTATCTCAACAATAGCGCCTTTTAAATCGTCCAGTTCTTCTTCTGTCGGATCTCTACGGTGATATTTCTCGATTGAACAAATAGATTGGATATTTTCGTATTGTAAAATTCGTTTTTTGAGTGTTTCGTCAATCGGCATCACTGTTTCAAGGGCAATAATAAGATCGATATAAGTATGATTCTGTGGCAAATCATGATGATAATCCAAGATAGCCATAACGTAGCCTTCTAAAGACATAGAGAGTAAATTGTATCTTATACCTGCACCAAAACGGCTTTTTTTACTTTTGGGTGTTGCCGCCTTTAAGTATTGATCACCATTTTTCAGCCATGTTTGCCAGTTTAGAGAATGTGTATTCATGGTTCATTGCCTCTTTAATTTATGTAATAAAAATCTTTATAAAGGGTTTCTATCCCTTCTGTAATTTCATCCGCTGCATTGGTTTCCACATGCAGTCATCTCCAAACTCCGGGAGAGCAGATACCACCACAGCTTGAATTCCTTGATCTGATCCGCATCTTCCTCTTCCTGACATTGGGTCAACCTGTGGTGGAAGGCTTCGTCAAAATCGTGGGCGGAAAACTCAAGCTTTTCATCGCCCAGGGCATTTTGGAGTTCCGATGGGTTTGTTGCGGAATTTAAGCGATTTCGCAATGCGCTGTCTTTAAGTCCCCGTTCAATAAATGTCAGGGCGTTTCCTATGGTCATGTCGCCTCCTTTATATGCGATTTTTCACCCTTTTTGATATGCTATAGTATTTAATGAGCAAAAAGGATGCCAGCGGTCAGATTGGATTAGCGAGTCGTCATCAATAGATAAAATAATGCGGTATATAATTGTTATTAATTATTATTCTAAAACAAAAGATGAAGGAGATAATCATTTCCGGGGCTCGAAGCAAAATACATTAATGTCATTTTCTGGTAATTGACATACGTTTATGTAATATAATCGGCACCAGGTTAGGATCGAGGGGGCTTTTTAATTCTAAAAGGCTAATACAAGGAACGGCCGCAACTCCTAATTGGTAAGATAGCTAACCGGGGTTACCGTTGTCATAGAGTCCGCCCATATTTAGTTGACGATGTCAGCTATGAGGACTATTTATAGATGACATTGTCAGCTAATATCAGGAATTGGAAATCATTGCCAAGATTAAGAGAAACCTGCGATGAAAAACACTGTTGTACCAGGAAAACAAAAATATCTTAAAGGCAAAGGGATGCTTGTCATGCTTGCCTTTATCAGTGTTTTTCCTCCTATATCAACGGATCTTTACCTGCCCGCTTTGCCGCAAATGATGGAAGTGTTGAAAACATCACAGGTTCTTGTAAATCTAACGCTAAGCTTGTTCTTTGTTTTTTTTGCAATCGGCATTCTTTTTTGGGGGCCTTTAAGTGAGAAATACGGCCGAAAACCTATTCTGATAATCGGGTTGGTAATGTATTCCGGAGCCAGCATTCTATGCGCTCTGGCGCAAAACATTAACCAACTGATCTTTTTCAGGGTTCTGCAAGCCTTTGGAGGAGGTGCTGCTACTGCGGTCGCAACTGCTATCGTAAAAGATATTTACAGTGGAAAAAAACGAGAGGATGCCATAGCCCTTGTGATGGCAATGGTTATTGTCGCGCCGGTCATAGCACCTATTTTGGGTGCATTGTTGCTTGAGTTCACGTCGTGGCGGGCAATTTTCTGGACCTTATCCGGTGTCGGCGGGCTTGCTATTGTTGCCACCGGACTGTTGCAGGAAACATTGGAAAAACAATACAACGGCTCTATCGTACAGTCATTGGGTCGTCTTTGGGTAGTTATAAAAAACCCCGGCTTTTCTTCTCTGCTGCTTACCTTTTCTTTATCACCTATTGCAATGTTGGCATTTATTGCAGCTTCGTCATATATTTATATTCAAGGTTTTGGATTAAATGAGCGCTCTTTTAGTTTTTATTTTTCCCTGAATGCCATTTTTGCTATGTTCGGCCCCTTGTTATATATCCGGATATCAAAACTCTTTAAGTCACAAACCATAATCACTTCATGTTTTATAACATTGGCCATGAGCGGATTTATGGTAAGCGCTTGGGGACATACTTCTCCTTTATTGTTTGCCATTACAATGATTCCGGCAACCATGTCCATTACCGCTATGCGCCCGCCTTCAGCAAACCTCATGCTTGAACAACAAAAATATGACAGTGGATCGGCATCTTCATTGATTAATTTTTTCGGGATGGTGATGGGAAGCCTCGGTATGATGCTTATCTCCTTCAACTGGAAAGATCTGATTTCTACTTTGGGAATAATTCAGATCATAATCGGCATAGCCGGTGGTGGATTATGGTTGCTATTCAGGAATAAGCCTTTCATTCAGTTCACAGCATCAAAGGATGATCAGTGATTATGACATGATAAATGAGAATACAAATATCAGAGAGTTAAAATCTGTTTGAGTTTGCAGGCGAGAAATGCATAATAAAATTAACGTACCCATTACTTCACCAGAGATGCAAACAAATATTTTGATAATAATATTAATTTAATAGCATGGTTTTAAAGGAGAACATTTATGTCCATATATCTTGTACAACATGGCAAAAGCCTATCAAAGGATCAAGACCCCCAAAAGGGAATATCCGATCAGGGAAAAGAAGATTCAATAAGAATTGCACAGGTTGCAAAGATGTATAAAATTAATGTTTCCCGGATTCTGCACAGCGGTAAAAAAAGAGCTGAACAGACAGCAATGATTTTCCATGAGTATTTAGAACCCGAAAAAGCGATAGGAAAGCAGGATGGAATCGCCCCAATGGATGATGTGAAAATTTTTGCTCAAAATCTTAAAACCAAGTCTGATATTATGTATGTAGGGCATCTTCCTTTTATGGAAAAGCTGGTCTCCTACCTTGCAACAGGTTCAGAAGAATACATTGTTTTTAAATTCCAGAATTCCGGGATTGTATGCATGGAACAACACACAGGCGATATTACAGGCTGGAATATCAAATGGGCGTTGATGCCCAGGATCGACTAATTAATCGGCTCTTTCCTCGACGCCCCATAGCGTAACGTTCATCCGGTTAATCAAGGTGGTCGGAAGATTCGATTAAAAATGCATTAATATCTTCTTTTCTATAATTGAGTTTATAAGTTGCATACGTCTTTAATACTACCTATATCTGTTTTATGATATATGAGTATTTTGAGGATTAACATTTTACCCTGACGCAGTAATCGGACAATAGGGGGTGTTTATTCTAAGCTATCGACAATAAGGAGGCAATTTAATGACTGATAAAATTAAGTTTGTTAAACACATCCAGAAATCCGTTATCCATAATCCCATGATGAACAATGAACTTGATACCCAGGAAGTCGAAATCAGAAAAGACCCGCTGACTGGCGCCCAGAGTGTATTCAACCCAAGACTCGAAGATAAAGTAGCCATGTTTTACGGCAAAAGCGATCCTGTTTTAATAGAAAAAATGGCTAAAGAAAGCGAGGGTAGATGTTTTTTATGTGGAGACGCCTGGAAAGATATAACACCGAGCTATCCTGTAGATCTTGTTCCTAAAGGACGCATTCAAATTGGTGAGGCAGTGTTGTTTCCGAATATTTTTCCGGTTGCCCAGATTCATGCAGTTATCCGGGTGGGTAAAAAGCATTATGTGCCTTTGTCGGATTTTGAACCGGAAGCAGTCTTAGATGCTTTCCTGACAGCCTTAGAGCTGACAAAACTACTTTCAAAAGCACAGGCCGGCGTTAACTATCTGACGGTTAACGGAAACTACCTGGGGCCTGGGGGCGCAAGCATTGCGCATCCTCATTTCCAGATGGTGGGCGGGGATCTTCCATTTACCTATCTTGAAAAAATAATAGACTGTAGCAGGCGATACCTTAAAGAAAATAAAACCTGCTTTTGGACTGATCTTTTGGAATTGGAAAAGACAATCGGTAAACGATATATCGGTACAACCGGCCCGGTGGAGTGGGTGGCTTCTTTTTCACCTTCCGGGACTAATGAGGTTATCGGGGTGTTGCCGGAGCGATACCGTTTTTCAGAAATGGATAAATCCGATATTTTTGCCCTGGCCAGAGGTCTGGTTAATGTGCTGTGCGGATATGCTGATTTGGGGATTTCCACATTTAATTTTGCACTGTATTCAGGACCGCTTCAAGAGCGCGATTCAGCATTTAGGTGTTTTATACGAATTATTTCCCGGCAAAACGTTTATGAAAATTACCGCACGGATGATTATTTTCTGCAAAAACTTTTGGATAACGAATTAATTCTGACTCCACCGGAGATTCTAACGCAAAAGATGCAACAGCATTTTAGCCTGTAACATGTTAATATTACATCCATGTATTCCTGCGGTTAAAATTTACCCCCGCCTTGACCTTGACCAAACTGAAACGTTTTGAAAGTGGCTCATCTAATTGCCATTATGCTTTTTTATCGTCCCACAACTTACGAACCATATCAATTATAGTATGCCTTTGCTCTAGTGTAAGCGGGCAGAATGGAGAATTGTCAAAGGTTGTTTCCCTGTTTTCAACTATCAGCACCATCGCATCCTTGCTTAATGTATGCGTATGCCATGTAGATTTTTTAACATTGTAAATCTTAAATGACTGCATATCTTCAGCATGAAGATCCGTAATTGTTTTACTTCCGCTACCAACAATAAGTATGCAACGTCCGCGTAAAAGCACAAAAACCTCGTCTGTTTCATCATGCCGTTGCATAGCAACAAGGTTTTGCGGCAAGAGATCGTCACTGAAATTTAATATGGCAACCCGCCATTCACCATAATCAACAACAGGACTGTAACCTTCTTTCGTATAATCACAAATATCTAAAAGTTTTTCATGCCAGGCTCTCTTTTCTCCATTTATCATTGTTCCACCATAGTTTTTATTTGAATATGTATCCTGCATAATGATTTGCAAAATTTTATAGTTTTGCAACAAGTATTATTGGTTATTATATAATATTTATTATCAGTTATGTCTGATTAACAATTTAGTTGATTTGTAATTTTACATGACAAATAGTTTATTGACAATAATTCTTATTATTATATATTTACCTATCTCTTGGGGGAGGGAATATATGAAAGCCGGAACCGGATATTGCAATGAAAAAGATGCTTTTTTTTCAGGTGAAAAAATAGCCCAGCAGGCTGTTTACGAAGGAGATTTATATCATCCTGATTTTGCAATAGCATTTTGCCATGGCTTAATGGATCATTATGAATTTTATAATGGTCTAAGAAAAGTATTGGGCAATGATGTGCCGATAATCGGGGGGTCGGCAATAGGCATTATAACAAACAAGTCTTTGTCATATGAAGGATACCCATCCGGAGTTATTGTAATAGAATCAGGCAAAGCCGGATTTCAGATCGTATCGGAAACCGGATTAGAAAAAGATGAAAAAGAAACCGGCAAAAGATTTGCAGAAAAACTTTCTCAAGAAACAAATAATAAACTTTTATTCATTCTTTATGATTCTGTAAAAAACCCTGGTAACGGCAACGCCCCTCCAATTCTAAATGCTTCATCACTCTTAATCGAAGGTATTGAAGAAATTATCTCTCCTGACATACCAATTGTTGGAGCGGGTGTATTGGGAGATTATGACATTAAATCCACAAACCAGTTTTGCGGATTTAATGTTGAAACTCAAAGCATTGCCGGAATTATATTCAGCGGAGATTTTCAGCCCTATTACCGGATCATGCACGGCTGCGTTCCTTTAGATGGTGTTTATCATAGAATTACAAAAATGGAAGGTTCAACTATTTACGAGCTTGACAATAAGCCGATAGTTAAGATGATTGATGATATTTACGGCAATCAGGCCTGGCGTACTCAGAACCCTGTAAGTTTATTAACTATAGGGGTCAATCATGGGGGCAGATTTGAAGAACCGAAAGAATCCGATTATGTTAACAGGCTGATTATCGGTGCTTTGCCAAATGGAGAAGGTATATGTATTTTTGAACCGGATCTTAAAAACGGCACAGAAATACAATTTATGTTAAGAGATAGCGGGAAAATGATAGATTCCGCAAAAATAAATTCCAAACAATTGATGGACCAAATTGCTAAAGACAGAAGAAAACCTGTTGCAGGAATCTATATTGACTGTGCAGGACGGGCAGCCAATTATTTAAATATTTCAACCGAAGAAGCTTATGAAGTACAAAAGGTATTTAATGAATATAATACGCCCTTGTTGGGTTTTTATTCAGGTGTTGAAATCGCGCCTTTACTACAAAAAAGCAGGGGACTGGACTGGACCGGGGTTCTGCTGGTTTTAGCAGGGAATTAAAAAATGACCGAGGAAAACTTAAACTTACAAAAAAAATGCTCCGATCTTGAAAGACAATTGGAAGAAATTAAGAAGGAATCTTTATACTACAAGAAACTATCTGAAGAAACCGGCAAAAACCACCTAAGAGAAATAGATGAGCTCTCAAAACTTATTGAAGCCTATAAAGAATCTAGACAGACATTACAGGAAAGCGAAGAAAAATACAAATCTCTTATAGAATTGAGCCCTGATCCAATTGCTATTATACAAAATGAACAGCACCAATTAATAAATCCGGCATTTACAAAGCTTTTCGGGTTTACGCAGCTGGATATAGATCAAGGGATAAATATATTTGATAGTATTTGTGAGGAAGACAAAGCTGAAGCAAAAAAACAGTTGTTTGATTTATTCTCCGGGAAAACGGTAAAGTCACAAAAGCCTGTTTTTAATTATACGACTAAAGATGGGTCAATAATAATCTGTGAGACATCTTCTTCTATAGTAAATTTCAACGGAAATCCGGCTGTGATGTCATTTGTCCGAGATATTACAGAAATAGAAAAAGCCCGTGAAGAAAAAGGAATCCTTCAAAGAAAGCTTAGAGAATCCAGGAAAACTGAAACTATTGCTACCCTTGCCGGAGGCATTGCGCATGAGTTTAATAATGCATTATTTACAGTCTCAGGTAGTTTAGAACTTTTGCAGATGATTTTGCCTGATAAAGAAAATTATAGCAAATATACTGAAACAATAGCAAATTCTGTTCGTCGTATGGCAAGCTTAACAGAGAAACTGTTAGCCTATGCACAAGGCGGAAAATATCAGGCAAAACTTATATCTTTATGCAACTATATAGAAGAAACACTCACCTTTATAAAATCTTCGATCAATAAGTCTATAAAAATAGAAACAAGCTTACCTAAAGATATACCTGAAATAATGGCTGATATTACCCAAATGCAACTGGTTATATCGGCTATTATGACAAATTCATCTGAAGCCATTGAAGATGAAGGCTGTATCAGGATCAGTGTTAATGAAGTAAAAATAGATAAAAATTATATAAAAAAATATCCGCATGCTAAAGTCGGCAATCGTGTTTGCCTGACAATAGAAGATGATGGAAAAGGAATGGATGAGGAAGTTCTAAACAGAATATTTGATCCTTTTTTTTCGACAAAGTTTCAGGGCCGCGGGCTTGGAATGGCGGCAGTATATGGAATTATAAGAAATCATAACGGATGGCTGACGGTTGATTCAAAATCAGGAAAAGGAACAACGGTTCGTATTTATCTGCCGGTTGCTCAAACTCATATAAAGCAAACCGAACTACCTGAGGCAACAGTGCAGTCAGGCACCGGTACCATACTCATAGTTGAAGATGAAAAACCGGTTATATTATTATATAAGCAAATGTTGCAAAGACTTGGCTACAAAACAATAGAAGCCGAAACTGGTGGAGAAGCTATTGATATTATTAACCAACAGAAAGAAAATATCAGTTTGGTACTGCTTGATATAAGACTGCAGGATATGACGGGCAGTACTGTATTTTCTATAATAAAAAAAATAAACCCAGAGCAAAAAGTTATAGTATGTAGTGGTTATTCGATTGATGGTCCGGTTCAGAGAATTCTTGATGACGGTGCTAACGGATTTTTACAGAAGCCTTTTTCCTTTGCAATGCT
It encodes the following:
- a CDS encoding DEAD/DEAH box helicase, yielding MSFDQLGLRVELLKAIKDRGYIAPTLIQTKAIPVIIDGRDILARAQTGTGKTDAFALPLVEILSRKIGNGRHPRALVLTPTRELALQVGESIKAYARRVSLRSTVVYGGVNISPQIGRLKRGIDILVATPGRLLDLAGQRHLNLSRIEFLVFDEADRMLDLGFSEEISAILDLVPVKRRTMLFSATYTQEIRNLAGRMLLEPEYIEVTPSNTAAESVVQKVHLVERSNKRDLLIHLISRGSLSRILVFTRTIHGANKLTEKLAAQGISVAALHGNKSQSFRTRTLEEFKNGEIRILVATDVAARGLDIINLPYVVNYDLPGIPEDYIHRIGRTGRAGVSGIAVSLVSHEEKPHLQAIEKLLKQKIPVEKVNGYTEDSDVPDYVLYRPNNPSSEKKADKEIKEIVARREASKQKAKNRKAKTTGSVKKSEPESKPRSGRRNDKTGKKPPRSGSRFPQSSNQDQSRRRGKA
- a CDS encoding ATP-binding cassette domain-containing protein; the protein is MICATNVTLAYGKRVLFKDVNIKFTPGNCYGLIGANGAGKSTFLNILAGDIESDSGTVSVGPRERIAVLRQDHFAFDEETVLNTVIMGHKKLYDILTERDSLYAKPDFSEEDGVRSSELESELEEMNGYEAESEAAVLLKSLAISEEMHQKKMKELEGGEKMRVLLAQALFGNPDVLLLDEPTNNLDIKSIAWLEEFLYRFKNTVIVVSHDRYFMNQVCTHIADIDFGKISVYVGNYDFWYQASQLNLKQKHAENKKSTDRANELKAFIQRFSSNASKSKQATSRKKLLEKLTIEDMPVSSRKYPFICFKPERPCGNVILEVDGLTKTIDGEKVLNNVSFTVSSGDKIAFMGGNSLAKTTLFQILAGEIKADSGTFCWGLTITQSYFPKEHSAYFNGDRSLIEWLLQYAPPTEGESFARTFLGRMLFSGEEAVKKISVLSGGEKVRCMLSRMMLSESNVLMLDEPTNHLDLESITSLNNSLLNFQEVILFTSHDHEFLNTVVNRIIEITPGGIIDRLMTFDEYIESTEVAKTREAMILKAA
- a CDS encoding multidrug effflux MFS transporter, whose amino-acid sequence is MKNTVVPGKQKYLKGKGMLVMLAFISVFPPISTDLYLPALPQMMEVLKTSQVLVNLTLSLFFVFFAIGILFWGPLSEKYGRKPILIIGLVMYSGASILCALAQNINQLIFFRVLQAFGGGAATAVATAIVKDIYSGKKREDAIALVMAMVIVAPVIAPILGALLLEFTSWRAIFWTLSGVGGLAIVATGLLQETLEKQYNGSIVQSLGRLWVVIKNPGFSSLLLTFSLSPIAMLAFIAASSYIYIQGFGLNERSFSFYFSLNAIFAMFGPLLYIRISKLFKSQTIITSCFITLAMSGFMVSAWGHTSPLLFAITMIPATMSITAMRPPSANLMLEQQKYDSGSASSLINFFGMVMGSLGMMLISFNWKDLISTLGIIQIIIGIAGGGLWLLFRNKPFIQFTASKDDQ
- the sixA gene encoding phosphohistidine phosphatase SixA; the protein is MSIYLVQHGKSLSKDQDPQKGISDQGKEDSIRIAQVAKMYKINVSRILHSGKKRAEQTAMIFHEYLEPEKAIGKQDGIAPMDDVKIFAQNLKTKSDIMYVGHLPFMEKLVSYLATGSEEYIVFKFQNSGIVCMEQHTGDITGWNIKWALMPRID
- a CDS encoding FIST C-terminal domain-containing protein — translated: MKAGTGYCNEKDAFFSGEKIAQQAVYEGDLYHPDFAIAFCHGLMDHYEFYNGLRKVLGNDVPIIGGSAIGIITNKSLSYEGYPSGVIVIESGKAGFQIVSETGLEKDEKETGKRFAEKLSQETNNKLLFILYDSVKNPGNGNAPPILNASSLLIEGIEEIISPDIPIVGAGVLGDYDIKSTNQFCGFNVETQSIAGIIFSGDFQPYYRIMHGCVPLDGVYHRITKMEGSTIYELDNKPIVKMIDDIYGNQAWRTQNPVSLLTIGVNHGGRFEEPKESDYVNRLIIGALPNGEGICIFEPDLKNGTEIQFMLRDSGKMIDSAKINSKQLMDQIAKDRRKPVAGIYIDCAGRAANYLNISTEEAYEVQKVFNEYNTPLLGFYSGVEIAPLLQKSRGLDWTGVLLVLAGN
- a CDS encoding response regulator — its product is MTEENLNLQKKCSDLERQLEEIKKESLYYKKLSEETGKNHLREIDELSKLIEAYKESRQTLQESEEKYKSLIELSPDPIAIIQNEQHQLINPAFTKLFGFTQLDIDQGINIFDSICEEDKAEAKKQLFDLFSGKTVKSQKPVFNYTTKDGSIIICETSSSIVNFNGNPAVMSFVRDITEIEKAREEKGILQRKLRESRKTETIATLAGGIAHEFNNALFTVSGSLELLQMILPDKENYSKYTETIANSVRRMASLTEKLLAYAQGGKYQAKLISLCNYIEETLTFIKSSINKSIKIETSLPKDIPEIMADITQMQLVISAIMTNSSEAIEDEGCIRISVNEVKIDKNYIKKYPHAKVGNRVCLTIEDDGKGMDEEVLNRIFDPFFSTKFQGRGLGMAAVYGIIRNHNGWLTVDSKSGKGTTVRIYLPVAQTHIKQTELPEATVQSGTGTILIVEDEKPVILLYKQMLQRLGYKTIEAETGGEAIDIINQQKENISLVLLDIRLQDMTGSTVFSIIKKINPEQKVIVCSGYSIDGPVQRILDDGANGFLQKPFSFAMLSEKIKEVLAE